A region of Homo sapiens chromosome X, GRCh38.p14 Primary Assembly DNA encodes the following proteins:
- the TASL gene encoding TLR adapter interacting with SLC15A4 on the lysosome encodes MLSEGYLSGLEYWNDIHWSCASYNEQVAGEKEEETNSVATLSYSSVDETQVRSLYVSCKSSGKFISSVHSRESQHSRSQRVTVLQTNPNPVFESPNLAAVEICRDASRETYLVPSSCKSICKNYNDLQIAGGQVMAINSVTTDFPSESSFEYGPLLKSSEIPLPMEDSISTQPSDFPQKPIQRYSSYWRITSIKEKSSLQMQNPISNAVLNEYLEQKVVELYKQYIMDTVFHDSSPTQILASELIMTSVDQISLQVSREKNLETSKARDIVFSRLLQLMSTEITEISTPSLHISQYSNVNP; translated from the coding sequence ATGCTGTCAGAAGGGTATCTCAGTGGACTTGAGTACTGGAATGACATCCACTGGAGTTGTGCCTCTTATAATGAGCAGGTGGctggggaaaaggaagaggagacaaATTCTGTTGCTACCCTTTCCTATTCCTCTGTGGATGAAACACAAGTCAGAAGTCTCTACGTGAGCTGCAAATCATCTGGCAAGTTTATCTCTTCAGTGCATTCAAGAGAGAGCCAACATAGCAGAAGTCAGAGAGTCACAGTGCTGCAGACAAACCCCAATCCTGTGTTTGAAAGCCCAAACTTGGCTGCAGTTGAAATATGTAGAGATGCCAGCAGAGAGACCTACTTGGTTCCATCTTCTTGCAAAAGTATTTGCAAGAATTATAATGACTTACAGATTGCAGGGGGCCAGGTGATGGCCATTAATTCAGTGACAACAGATTTTCCCtctgagagcagttttgaatatGGCCCTTTGCTGAAGTCATCTGAGATTCCTTTACCCATGGAGGATTCCATTTCTACTCAGCCCAGTGACTTTCCCCAAAAACCTATCCAGCGGTACTCATCCTATTGGAGAATAACAAGCATCAAAGAGAAAAGCAGCTTGCAAATGCAGAATCCTATTTCTAATGCAGTTCTGAATGAGTACCTGGAGCAGAAGGTTGTGGAGTTATATAAACAGTACATTATGGACACCGTGTTTCATGACAGTTCTCCTACCCAGATTCTGGCGTCTGAACTCATCATGACAAGTGTAGACCAAATCAGTCTTCAAGTGTCTAGAGAGAAGAATCTGGAGACCTCAAAAGCCAGAGATATAGTCTTTAGCCGCCTATTGCAATTGATGTCAACTGAAATTACTGAAATTAGCACTCCTAGTCTCCATATTTCTCAGTATAGCAATGTAAATCCATAG